CGCGCGGGCACGGCAGGCCGGGCTGTCCGGGATGCGCAAGAAGACGGAGGGCTAGATGCGAGTACTCGCCGCGATGAGCGGGGGTGTCGACTCCGCCGTCGCCGCCGCACGGGCGGTGGCGGCGGGACACGACGTGGTCGGCGTGCATCTCGCGCTGTCGGCGAAGCCGGGGACGCTGCGCACCGGCTCGCGCGGCTGCTGCACCATCGAGGACTCCCACGACGCACGCCGCGCCGCGGACATCCTCGGTATCCCGTTCTACGTCTGGGACTTCGCCGAGCGGTTCACCGAGGAGGTCGTGGAGACCTTCGTCGGGGAGTACGCGGCTGGCCGGACGCCGAACCCCTGCGTCACCTGCAACGAGAAGATCAAGTTCGAGGCCCTGCTGGAGAAGGCGATGGCGCTGGGCTTCGACGCGGTCTGCACCGGGCACTACGCCCGGCTGTCCGTTGTGGACGGAGTACCCCAGCTGCGGCGCAGCGCCGACGAGGGCAAGGACCAGTCCTATGTGCTCGCCTCACTGACCCCCGAGCAGCTGCGGCACGCGTACTTCCCGCTCGGCGACTCGGTGAAGTCCGAGGTCAGGGCGGAGGCCGAGGAGCGCGGTCTCGCGGTGGCGAACAAGCCGGACAGCCACGACATCTGCTTCATCCCGGACGGGGACACCAAGGGCTTCCTGGAGTCCCGGCTGGGGCAGCGCCCCGGCGAGCTGGTGGACGCCGAGAGCGGAGCGGTGCTCGGCCGGCACACCGGTGTGCACGGCTTCACCGTCGGCCAGCGCAAGGGCCTCGGGATCGAGGCGCCCGCGCCGGACGGGCGGCCGCGTTACGTGCTCGGCCTCGAACCGGTCTCCGGCACGGTCAAGGTGGGTTCCGCCGACCGGCTCGGGGTGCGCGAGATCCGGGCCGACCGGGCGATCTGGCCCGCCGAGCCGCCTGCCGGTCCGGTGGAGTGCGTGGTCCAGGTGCGCGCACACGGTGGTACCGCGCCCGCCGTGGCCACCGGGGAGAACCAGGACGGCGGCGAGGTCCGGATGGAGCTGCGCGAGCCGTTGCGCGGGGTCGCGCCCGGCCAGGTGGTCGTGCTGTACCGGCCGGACGCCGAGGCGGGTGACCTCGTGCTGGGCAGTGCCAAGATCAGTGCCACGGCCTGAGCCGATGCGTGGCGGGCGCCTCGTGCACACGACTGTGGCCGCGGTCGTGCTGACCGTGGCGGCCGGTGCCGTCTGGTACTTGGCCGACCAGGGGGACCGGCCGGTGCCGGCCGCGGCGAGGTCGGCACCGGCAGGCACCGGCGACCCGGTCCCGCCGAGCAGCACCCGGCCGCCGGTGGATCCGGTGCCGGATGCGCAACGGATCCTGCGCGAGCTCGGCTACCAGGTGCGCGAGGTCAGCGGGAAACTGGACGCGCGGACCCGGCACGCGGTGCTCGCCTTCCAGAAGGTGCACGGCCTGGCCAGGACCGGCGAGCTGGACGCGCCGACCCTGGAACGGCTGGACACCCCGGTCCCGCCGCACCCGGAGTCCCTCGATCCCGGGTTCCATCTCGAGGTCGATCTCGACCGGCAGGTGGTGTTCACCGTGCGCGACGGCACCGTGCGGCGGATCTACGACGCCTCCACCGGCAAGCCGGGCAAGGCCACCCCGCCGGGGGACTACCGGATGCGGTACCAGATCGACGGGATGCGCTATGCCCCGCTCGGCCCGATGTACCGGCCGAGTTACTTCACCACCACCGGGCTCGCCATCCACGGGGGCGAGCCGGTGGAAGCCCGCCCCGCGAGCAACGGCTGCGTGCGGCTGACCAACCCCTCGATCGACGAGTTGTTCCCGCGGCTCGGACCGGGCACCAGGGTGCTGGTCTACTGAGCGGTCACCGGAGCTCCGCGGGGAGCGCCAGCTTGAACCCGGTGTGCGAGGCGGTGAAGCCGAGCCGCTGGTAGAAGCGGTGTGCCCCGGTGCGGGTCACGTCGGAGGTGAGCTGCACCAGGGCGCAGCCCCGCCCGCGGGCCTCCGCGATCGCCCAGCGGACCAGCCGCTCGCCGAGCCCGGCACCCCGGTGGTCCGGCCGCACCCTTACGGCCTCGATCTGGCCGCGCAGCGCCCCACCTCGCGCCAGGCCCGGGATGATCGTGAGCTGTAGCGTGCCGACCGGCTCCGCATCGGCATCGGCCACGACCAGCAACTGGTTCGGGTCGGCCTCGATCAACTCGAACGCCCGCAGGTAGGGGGCCAGGTCGGTGGTCGACTCCCTGCCGACGCCGAGCTGGTCCGCGGCGAGCATCCGGACGATGGACTCGACATCGGCGGCCTGTGCGCGTCTAATCTTGATCTCACCCACGGGTGTGAGTATGCAACGTCGCAGCTGCGCCAGGAGGTCCGATGACTCCCGCCCCGAACTCCAGCACGGTCGCCGACATCCTGCGGCGGAGCGCCGCGCGGGTCCCGGAACGGGTCGCCCTGCGGTTCGCCGACCGGCAGTGGACCTATGCCGGGCTGGACGCCGCGGTGTCCAGGGCCGCGGCCCATCTGCTCGGCCTCGGCCTCGGCAAGGGTGACCGGGTGGCGGCCTACGGGAAGAACTCCGATGCCTACCTGATCGGATTCCTCGCCTGCGCCAGGGCAGGGCTGGTGCATGTGCCGGTGAACTACAACCTCACCGGGGAGGACCTGGCCTACCTGATCGGGCAGTCCGGCAGTGTCCTGGTGCTCACCGACCCCGCGCTACGAGAGCCGGTGGACGCGGTGGCGGGTGAGCTCGCCGTGCGCGGGGTGCTGCCGCTGCGGGACGCCGAGGACTCCCTGCTCGCCGTTGCCGCGTCCGGTGACGTACCGGAGGTGGCCGCCGAGGTCGCCGACACCGACCTGGCGCAGCTGCTCTACACCTCCGGAACCACCTCCCGGCCGAAGGGCGCGATGATGACGCATCGCGCGCTGGTGCACGAGTACCTTTCCTGCGTGGTCGGGCTCGACCTCGCCGAGGACGACGAGCCGCTGCACGTGATGCCGCTGTATCACAGCGCCCAGATGCACGTGTTCCTGTTGCCCTGGCTGGCGGTCGGCGCCACCAACCAGCTGATGGAGGTGCCCGAGCCGGGCGAGATCCTGCGCCGGATCGCGCGGGACCGGCACCGGGCGTTCTTCGCCGCGCCGACCTTGTGGGTCGCGCTCACCAACCATCCGGACTTCGGCGAATGCGACCTCGGCGCCTTGCGCAAGGCGTACTACGGCGCCTCGATCATGCCGGGCCCCGTGCTGGACCGGCTCCGCGCCGCCATGCCGGAACTGGGCTTCTACAACTGTTTCGGGCAGTCCGAGATCGGCCCGCTGGCCACGATCCTGCGCCCGGAGGAACACGCGGCCCGGCCGGACTCCGCGGGCCGGGCCGCACTGTTCGTGGAGCTGCGGGTGGTCGACGAGCAAGGGACCGACGTGCCGCCCGGCGAGCTGGGCGAGGTCGTCTACCGGTCGCCCCAGCTGTGCACCGGCTACTGGGACAAGCCGGAGGAGACCGAGGAGGCCTTCCGCGGTGGCTGGTTCCACTCCGGCGACCTGGTCCGCAGGGACGAGGAGGGTTTCATCTATGTGGTGGACCGGATCAAGGACGTGATCAACACCGGCGGGGTGCTGGTCGCCTCCCGCGAGATCGAGGACGCGCTGTACACCCATCCCGCGGTCGGCGAGGTCGCCGTGATCGGACTGCCGGACGAGCGCTGGATCGAGGCGATCACCGCCGTCGTGGTGTCCAAACAGGACATTTCAGCGGAGGAGTTGCTGGCACATCTGCGGGAGCGGATGTCGGCTTTCAAGGTTCCCAAGGCCGTGCATTTCGTCGAGGACCTGCCGCGCAACGCCTCCGGCAAGATCCTCAAGCGGGAGCTGCGTACCCGGCTCTCCTCGTAGCGTCGGGCGTCAGCACGGGGTCGAGGCAGGCGAGCAGCGGACCGAAAGCGTGCTGGACAGTTCGTTGCCAGGGCCCGAGATCATGCCCGTCAGCAGCGGATCCAGGTCCTCGGTTGCGCCACACCCGGTGAACGGCGGAATCTCGAAGGTCGAGTTCGTGGTCGTGGCACCGTCCTCCGGCCGCAGGTTCACCTTGTCCTTGATCTTGATCACGAGTGGTTCCGCGGTCCGGCAGTTCGGCCCGACATCCAGCGGCTCACCGTCCACCCGGACATCGGAGAGCGCGAGGAACAGCTTGAGGGTCAGGTCCACCTCGGCGTGCGGAACCGGCTGGAACCCGACCGTCATCAGCCCCTCGGACACGCCGTCCGGGACCATTTCCACGGTATTGGTCACCGGCATGAAGCCGAACGTGACGAAGTAGCCCTCGGCGTTCGGCAAGGTCAGGTTCCCGCGCATCGGGTTCGGCGGCTGGCCGATCGGAACCACCACATCGAACTGTCCCCTTGGGAAGGAGATCTCCGAGTTGAGCTTCTTCACCCGGCTCGTGGCGTCCACCCAGAAGCTGTACCGCAGCCCCGGGCCGGGCGGGAAGTTCCCGTCCGCGGCCGTACCCGGCTCCTCCGCCGTCGGCGCGGCCTGCCTGGCGGCCGCGGCCAGTACGGCCTCGCTGTACCGGTGTTCAGCCGACTGCCCGGCTGGGCCGGGTTCGGACGAGTCCGCGCTGAGCCCGACGACGCTGAGCGCCAGCACGCAGATGGCACCCGCCACGCCTACCGGCCTTCGTAACGCGGACAACATGCGAACCGTACCCCCTGGAGGTGACGCGGTGATACCGGAAATGCTGCTGACAATTACGGCGAAAGCAGTCGGTTTACCGTACGGAACGGTATGGCACGATCACCGCGCCGAGCAAGGCCGGAACCGGTCAAGCCGGATCTCCGGGTTTGCTCCGGCGTTTCTTTGTCATCTCGATTCGAACCGCTTCGGAATTCCACCACATGGGTGTGACAAAGCGCGTTCCGGAACAGGCTCTCAGGCCGGCGGGTAGAAGCCGATGGTGCGGCCGTGCCCCTGCTCCTTGCCGTCCGGGCTGCAGGCCGGGCACGGCCGTCCGGGGTTCAGGGTGAGCACCGTGCCGCCGATGACCGCCGCCTTCGGGTCCGGGATGAACCCGTCGCCACGGCAGGTGTTGCACAGGATCCGCAGCTCGCGCGGGTTGTGCTCGGGCGGGCACTGCTCCGGTTCGGTCATGCGGCCCAGCCTACGTTCCGGGAGCGTAGTACCGGATGCCGTCCCGGTCGGTCGCGGTCAACCTGCCCTGGTGCGCCAGCAGGTCGAGATGCGCCGCGGTCTCCAGCACGGCCAGCGTGCGGTTGAACACGTCCAGTTCCGGCAGTTCCCGTTCGCGCCGGGTCCAGCGCAGCAGGTGCGCCACCGCGTAGGCGGTGTTCGCCCCTGCGGCCACAGTCTCGGCGACGACGCCGAGCCTGCGGTCGTGATGGTCCAGCAGCTCGTCCACCCGCCGGTGCACGCTCGGCGTCACCGGCCCGTGTGCGGGCAGCAGCCGGTGGTCCGGCATCGCGCGCACCAGCCGCAGCGAGTCGAGGAAGTCGCGCAGCGGCAACTCCGGTGGAACGGCCTCGAAGCCGATCGAAGGGGTGATGTGCGGCAGCACGTGGTCTCCGGCGAACAGCAGCCCGGCCTCCTCGTCGGCGAACACTACGTGCCCGGTGGTGTGCCCTGGGGTGTGCACCACCTCGAGCTTGCGCCCCGGCAGCACCGTGCGCGGTCCCGGTTCCAGCCACTCGTCCGGGCGCTCCCAGAGGCCGACCTGCTGCCGTGGGACATCCCCGAACTCGCGGGCCAGTTCCGCCAGCAGCGGACCCGCGCCGCAGCGCACCAGCAGGCGGGCCTGCGTCTCCATCGTCCGCCGGTTCGGGTTGGCCGCCGCCGTCAGTGAGGGCTCCTCCAGCCTGCCCAGCGCTATCCTGCCGCCGAACTCCCTGCGCAGCGCCACCGCCATGGTGTAGTGATCGCGGTGCACGTGGGTGACCAGGAACTGGCGCACATCGCCGAGTTCGGCGCCGATCCCGCGCAGCGCCGTGCTCAGCCGCTCCCGCGCCTCGGGTACCGCCCAGCCCGAGTCGATCAGGACGAGCCCGTCTCTTTCGGTCAGCGCGTAGACGTTCACCGCACGCAGCCCGTCATTCGGCATCGGCAGCGGTATCCGGTATACACCCGGTGCGACGGTGTAGATCCCGGGTTCGGTCCAGTGCCGCGTGCCGTCGTCCTCGGCAGGCGGCGACGGGCTGGTGCTCAATCGTCCCCGCTCTCGTTGATCAACCGTTCCAGCTCCCTGCGCAGCAGGCCGAGCCTGGCGTCGGCGAGCAGCGGGATCTCCCTGCGCCGCCTGCGCACCGCGCCCGGGTCGATCTCCACCATGGTGAGTGACTCGTCCCAGGTCGGTGCGGTGGCCACGGCCGAACCCCAGGGGTCGATCACCCTGGAGCCGCCCCAGAACCGTACCCCGGCCTCGTCGCCGACCCGGTTCACGTACACCACCCAGCACTGTTGCATGCGCGCGGTGAAGGTGAGCAGGTCGTGCCAGTACTCGGCGGGGTCGAAGGAGCCACCGGTCAGTTTCGCCGCGCTGTTCGCGGGCACGATCATCAGCTCGGCCCCGTCCTGCGCGGCGAGCCATGGCAGCATCGGCTGCCAGGCGTCGTTGCAGATCAGCGTGGCGAACCGGCCATGCCGGGTGTCGAAGGCCCGCATGTGCTGCCCGGGACTGGCGTGCTTGCGCTCCTCCCAGATCAGGTAGTTGGGCAGGTACAGCTTGCGGTGGTTGTGCACGATGGCGCCGCCGGAGAGGTAGAACGCCGAGTTGTGCCTGCGGATCCGCCCGTCCTCGAGCAGCCCGATGACCACGTCCGGGCCGTGCCGGGAGAGGTCGGTGAGCCGGGGGTCGTCCGGCCACAGCGAGATGTCGTCGGCCAGCTGCCCGAGTGCGTAGCCGGTGAGGCTGAGTTCGGGGAAGACCACCAGGTCCGCGCCTTTGGTCGCGGCCTCCTTGATGATCCGCTCGGTGTCGTGCAGATTGCCCTCCACGTCGCCGAGCCGGCAGTCGGTCTGTGCGAGCGCCACTCTCAGCGCTTGTCCGGAAACGCGCGGCGCGATCGGCTCGGCGGGGCTCGGCCTCGGGTCGCGGCCGTCACCTCCGCGGGTCATTCGCCCCGCCTCCCCGCTCGTGGGCTCCGCCGCGCGCGTTCCTCCACTCGCCATCACAGGTCCCAGCGGCTTTCGAACGCCCTGTCATGCGTTTCACCTCCCTGCCCTGCGCAGTGCCGCAGTGATCCAGCGTGTCGAAGGTACGCGATCCCACTACCTGGACGCGACAAGACGAGGGCGGGAATCCGGGTCTTCACACCGGCGTCACACCGGCGACGGGTTTGCCCGGCTTCGCGCCCGCTGAGCGAAAATGACATAACCCGTGGATGCGGATTCCTTGGCGGTCATTTTACGAAGATAAGAATGATATTTATGCTGCGTCGCATGTCACAGTGGCAACGGTTTATCGGGGTAGCTGCACGGGAGTACAACTTGCGTCGTGGCTGGTTATTCGTTGGAACCCGACTCGGCCGAAATGATGGACATCGGTCAGTCGGCGCTGAAACTCATCATGGAAGCGGTCGGCGATTTCTCCCATGCGCCGGCTTCGGTGTTCCGCTCGGAAGCCGAGATCTACACCAGGGTCGGTGTCCCGCCTGCCGAGCACGGCGGTGACCTCACCGAGGCGCTCACGGTCTTCCGCGAGGCGGCGCGGGAAGGGCTGGAGACCGCGGGGCCGCGGTACTTCGGCTACGTGCCTACCGGCGGGCTGTACACCTCGGCGATCGCGGACCTGCTGACCAGGGCGCTGAACCGCTCGACCGGGCTGGCCGGGTTCTCCCCGGCGCTGGTCGCCATGGAGGAGGGGGTCATCCGCTGGCTGTGCCGCGAGTTCGAGTTGCCGCGGGGCGCGGGCGGGATCATCACCACCGGCGGCTCCACCGCACACCTTGCCGCGCTGGTCGCGGCCCGGCACGACCGGCTCGGCGAGCGGTTCGCCGACGGCACCATCTACGTCACCGAGCACACCCACTACTCGGTGGCCAAGGCGGCGCGGATCGCCGGCTTTCCCGCCTCCGCGGTGCGCCCGGTGCCGACAACGGCGCAGCTGCGGATGGACCCTGGTGCGCTGGCGGAGCTGGTCGCGGCCGACCGTAGGCAGGGCAGGCGGCCGTTCCTGCTGGTCGCCAACGCTGGCACCACCAGCACCGGCACCGTGGACCCCCTGCCCGAGCTGGCCGCCCTCGCCGGGCGGGAGGGCCTGTGGTTCCACATCGACGGCGCCTACGGCGGGTTCTTCCGGCTGACCGAGCGGGGGCGCGAGTTGCTGCACGGGATCGAGGCCGCGGACTCGCTGGTGGTCGATCCGCACAAGTCGCTGTTCGCCCCGTACGGCACCGGCATGCTGCTGGTGCGCGACCCGCTGCCGCTGCGCGCCGCGCACCAGGGCACCGGGGAATACCTGCAGGACCTCTACCCGAGCCCCGTTCCGCACTATGCGGACTACGGTGCGGAACTCACCAGGGAATGCCGCGGATTCCGGTTGTGGCTGCCGTTGTGGCTGCACGGGGTCGGCGCATTCCGGGAAGCACTCGACGAAAAGCTCGACCTCGCCGAGTACGCCTACCGGGAACTGTCCCGCGGCGGTTCCTTCCACTGCCCGTGGCGGCCGGACCTTTCCACCGTGTGCTTCTCCCTGGCCTCCGGTGGCGAGGAGGCCAACCGCAGGTTGCTGGAATCGGTCAATGCCGAGGGCAGGATCTACCTGTCCAGCACCGTGCTGAACGGCGAGTACTTCCTGCGGTTGTGCGTGCTGTCCCACCGCACGCATGCCGAGCACGTGACCGAGGCGCTGAGCGTGCTGCACGAACATGCCCACCATCCGGCGAGCCCCGCGCTGACCAGCGTGACGGCTTGAGAAGGTAGGGGGGTGCACGAACAGTCATGGCCCTCCGGCGCGGCGACCGGCATCGGCTCGATGCCCGGCACCGACGCCGCCGAAGCCGCAGCCGTCGTCTTCGGCGAACTGCCCGAGTTCCCCTACCTGCCCGAGTTGCCCGCCCGCGGGGTCGGTGCCGACCTGATCGGCCGCACCGCCGCGCTGCTGGTGGACATCGCCGTCGATGTCGCGCCGACCGGCTACCGGGTGACCCAGCGGCCGGGCCACCGGCACCGGCGCGCGGTCGACCTGCTGCGCTGGGACTTCGACTCCTTACAGGAGGCCCAGCAGCGGGCGGGCGCCCGGCCGTCGGTGCTCAAGACCCAGCTGGCAGGCCCGTGGACCCTGGCCGCGGGGATCGAGCTGGCCCGCGGGCACCGGGTACTGACCGATCGTGGTGCCGTGCGCGACTTCGCCGACTCCCTGCTGGAAGGGCTCGCCGCGCATGTGCACGAGCTGGCCACCCGTACCGGGGCACAGGTGGTGGTGCAGTTCGACGAGCCGAGCCTGCCGGAGGTGCTGGCAGGCTCGCTGCCCACCGCCTCCGGCTACGGCACCGTGGACTCGGTGCCGGCGCCGGAGGCCCGCGAGCTGCTCAGCACCGTGATCTCCGGCGCCGAGCGGCTCACCGGGCAGCGGGTAGTGGTGCACTGCTGCGCGCCCCGGCCCCCGGTGGCCCTGCTGCGCGCGGCCGGCGCGGGGGCGCTCGCGCTGGACGCCACCCTGCTCGACGGTGCGCCCGCCAGACTGCTGGACGAGTTCGGCGAGGCATGGGACTCGGGCACGGTCTTCCTGCTGGGCCTGGTGCCGAGCACCCGGCCCGCGCCGCCGGGCTCGAGCCCGGACCTGCACCAGCTCGCCGAGCCCGCGCTGCGGCTGGCCGACCGGCTCGGGTTCGCCCGTTCGATCCTGGCCGAGCGAGCCGTGCCGACCCCCACCTGCGGCCTCGCCGGTGCGGAGCAGGACTGGATGCGGCGCGCGCTGGCGCTGGCCCGCGATCTCGGCAAAGCCTTCGTGGAGCCGCCAGAAGGCTGGTAGACACAGGCAGATGCGCTTCTTCTTTCGCCGCCGCGAGCGGGAGGAACCCGCCGATCCGCGGACCCCGTGGCCGCGGCAGGAGGCCGCCACCGACCCCGAGGCGGCCGCGGCCGCCTTCTGGCGGCAGTGGTTCGAGCTGTTGCCGCAGGTCAACGCGGCGCTCGGGGACCGGGAGCCGCAGCGCGTCGAACACGAGCTGTGCCGCGCGGTCGCACTCGTGCATCCCGATCTGCATTTTTCCCTCGAACGGGGACAGCGGGCGGTGTACGCGCTGGTGGTCAGCGGCCAGGAGGACCCCGGCCTGCGCCCGTACACCGACGCCTGGAAGGCCGCCGCACCCGCGGAGGACGCGATCTGGGAGTACCACGATTCGGTACCCCCGGTGCCGGACCCCACCGAGGTCACGGTGAACCTCGGTGCGCACCGCATCCCGCTGGCCGAGGTGCGGGTGGTGGCGCAGGTGGACCCGGCCGAGTCCGTGGTGGACGTGGCTGTGCACCACCCGCTGCTGGGCGAGCTGGAGCAGGCCGCCCGCCAGGCGATGACCTTCCTGCCGCTGGACGCGACACTGGGTGAGCGGCTCGCCGCCGAGCGGTTACGCAGGGTGGAGACCGCGGAGGCCGAGCCCACCGGGACGATCTCCCTGCTCGAGCTGCGTGACCTGGTACGGAAGCTTGCCGGGGGCGAACCTGTCGGTGATCCTGACTAGGCTGCGGGACTGTGAGCAGCGAAGAGCTTCCAGTGGATCAGGTGGACGCGGACGCGGCGCAGGACCTCGCGGACGTGCCGGCGCAGGCGCGGGACCGGCATGCCGAGCTGGCCGAGGAGGTCAGGGGGCACCAGTTCCGCTACTACGTGCTGGACGCGCCGACGATTTCCGACGGCGCGTTCGACGCGCTGCTGCGCGAGCTGGAGGAGCTGGAGCAGGCCCACCCGGGCCTGGCCTCGCCGGACTCGCCGACCCAGCAGGTCGGCGGCACCTTCTCCACCGAGTTCGCCACACACGACCACCTCGAGCGCATGCTCAGCCTGGACAACGCGTTCGACCTGGAGGAGCTGCAGGCCTGGGTGGACAGGGTGGAGCGCGAGGTCGGCGGTTCGACCCGGTACCTGTGCGAGCTGAAGATCGACGGCCTCGCGATCAACCTGCTGTACGAGCACGGCAAGCTCACCCGTGCACTGACCAGGGGAGACGGCCGCACCGGTGAGGACGTCACGCTGAACGTGCGCACCCTGGAGCAGGTACCCGAGACACTCACCGCCTCCCCCGAGTTCCCGGTGCCCGCCCTGGTCGAGGTGCGCGCCGAGGTGTTCTTCCGGATCGAGGACTTCCTGGAGCTGAACGCCGGACTGGTGGCCGC
The sequence above is drawn from the Amycolatopsis aidingensis genome and encodes:
- a CDS encoding pyridoxal phosphate-dependent decarboxylase family protein codes for the protein MAGYSLEPDSAEMMDIGQSALKLIMEAVGDFSHAPASVFRSEAEIYTRVGVPPAEHGGDLTEALTVFREAAREGLETAGPRYFGYVPTGGLYTSAIADLLTRALNRSTGLAGFSPALVAMEEGVIRWLCREFELPRGAGGIITTGGSTAHLAALVAARHDRLGERFADGTIYVTEHTHYSVAKAARIAGFPASAVRPVPTTAQLRMDPGALAELVAADRRQGRRPFLLVANAGTTSTGTVDPLPELAALAGREGLWFHIDGAYGGFFRLTERGRELLHGIEAADSLVVDPHKSLFAPYGTGMLLVRDPLPLRAAHQGTGEYLQDLYPSPVPHYADYGAELTRECRGFRLWLPLWLHGVGAFREALDEKLDLAEYAYRELSRGGSFHCPWRPDLSTVCFSLASGGEEANRRLLESVNAEGRIYLSSTVLNGEYFLRLCVLSHRTHAEHVTEALSVLHEHAHHPASPALTSVTA
- a CDS encoding nitrilase-related carbon-nitrogen hydrolase, whose translation is MRVALAQTDCRLGDVEGNLHDTERIIKEAATKGADLVVFPELSLTGYALGQLADDISLWPDDPRLTDLSRHGPDVVIGLLEDGRIRRHNSAFYLSGGAIVHNHRKLYLPNYLIWEERKHASPGQHMRAFDTRHGRFATLICNDAWQPMLPWLAAQDGAELMIVPANSAAKLTGGSFDPAEYWHDLLTFTARMQQCWVVYVNRVGDEAGVRFWGGSRVIDPWGSAVATAPTWDESLTMVEIDPGAVRRRRREIPLLADARLGLLRRELERLINESGDD
- the mnmA gene encoding tRNA 2-thiouridine(34) synthase MnmA, which gives rise to MRVLAAMSGGVDSAVAAARAVAAGHDVVGVHLALSAKPGTLRTGSRGCCTIEDSHDARRAADILGIPFYVWDFAERFTEEVVETFVGEYAAGRTPNPCVTCNEKIKFEALLEKAMALGFDAVCTGHYARLSVVDGVPQLRRSADEGKDQSYVLASLTPEQLRHAYFPLGDSVKSEVRAEAEERGLAVANKPDSHDICFIPDGDTKGFLESRLGQRPGELVDAESGAVLGRHTGVHGFTVGQRKGLGIEAPAPDGRPRYVLGLEPVSGTVKVGSADRLGVREIRADRAIWPAEPPAGPVECVVQVRAHGGTAPAVATGENQDGGEVRMELREPLRGVAPGQVVVLYRPDAEAGDLVLGSAKISATA
- a CDS encoding GNAT family N-acetyltransferase, translating into MKIRRAQAADVESIVRMLAADQLGVGRESTTDLAPYLRAFELIEADPNQLLVVADADAEPVGTLQLTIIPGLARGGALRGQIEAVRVRPDHRGAGLGERLVRWAIAEARGRGCALVQLTSDVTRTGAHRFYQRLGFTASHTGFKLALPAELR
- a CDS encoding L,D-transpeptidase family protein, with product MRGGRLVHTTVAAVVLTVAAGAVWYLADQGDRPVPAAARSAPAGTGDPVPPSSTRPPVDPVPDAQRILRELGYQVREVSGKLDARTRHAVLAFQKVHGLARTGELDAPTLERLDTPVPPHPESLDPGFHLEVDLDRQVVFTVRDGTVRRIYDASTGKPGKATPPGDYRMRYQIDGMRYAPLGPMYRPSYFTTTGLAIHGGEPVEARPASNGCVRLTNPSIDELFPRLGPGTRVLVY
- a CDS encoding MBL fold metallo-hydrolase; translated protein: MSTSPSPPAEDDGTRHWTEPGIYTVAPGVYRIPLPMPNDGLRAVNVYALTERDGLVLIDSGWAVPEARERLSTALRGIGAELGDVRQFLVTHVHRDHYTMAVALRREFGGRIALGRLEEPSLTAAANPNRRTMETQARLLVRCGAGPLLAELAREFGDVPRQQVGLWERPDEWLEPGPRTVLPGRKLEVVHTPGHTTGHVVFADEEAGLLFAGDHVLPHITPSIGFEAVPPELPLRDFLDSLRLVRAMPDHRLLPAHGPVTPSVHRRVDELLDHHDRRLGVVAETVAAGANTAYAVAHLLRWTRRERELPELDVFNRTLAVLETAAHLDLLAHQGRLTATDRDGIRYYAPGT
- a CDS encoding acyl-CoA synthetase, encoding MTPAPNSSTVADILRRSAARVPERVALRFADRQWTYAGLDAAVSRAAAHLLGLGLGKGDRVAAYGKNSDAYLIGFLACARAGLVHVPVNYNLTGEDLAYLIGQSGSVLVLTDPALREPVDAVAGELAVRGVLPLRDAEDSLLAVAASGDVPEVAAEVADTDLAQLLYTSGTTSRPKGAMMTHRALVHEYLSCVVGLDLAEDDEPLHVMPLYHSAQMHVFLLPWLAVGATNQLMEVPEPGEILRRIARDRHRAFFAAPTLWVALTNHPDFGECDLGALRKAYYGASIMPGPVLDRLRAAMPELGFYNCFGQSEIGPLATILRPEEHAARPDSAGRAALFVELRVVDEQGTDVPPGELGEVVYRSPQLCTGYWDKPEETEEAFRGGWFHSGDLVRRDEEGFIYVVDRIKDVINTGGVLVASREIEDALYTHPAVGEVAVIGLPDERWIEAITAVVVSKQDISAEELLAHLRERMSAFKVPKAVHFVEDLPRNASGKILKRELRTRLSS
- a CDS encoding uroporphyrinogen decarboxylase/cobalamine-independent methonine synthase family protein; this encodes MHEQSWPSGAATGIGSMPGTDAAEAAAVVFGELPEFPYLPELPARGVGADLIGRTAALLVDIAVDVAPTGYRVTQRPGHRHRRAVDLLRWDFDSLQEAQQRAGARPSVLKTQLAGPWTLAAGIELARGHRVLTDRGAVRDFADSLLEGLAAHVHELATRTGAQVVVQFDEPSLPEVLAGSLPTASGYGTVDSVPAPEARELLSTVISGAERLTGQRVVVHCCAPRPPVALLRAAGAGALALDATLLDGAPARLLDEFGEAWDSGTVFLLGLVPSTRPAPPGSSPDLHQLAEPALRLADRLGFARSILAERAVPTPTCGLAGAEQDWMRRALALARDLGKAFVEPPEGW